A portion of the Thermoplasmata archaeon genome contains these proteins:
- a CDS encoding diphthine--ammonia ligase: MRLASLYSGGKDSTFSLYIMEQMGHDVPYLVNVKPEDKASWIFHTPNLSVVPLMAESMGKELVTAPSTGTEEGDMEGLRKALEGLDVEGVITGAVWSDYQWDRMNLVCNDLGLKVFSPLWRKDQDLLMDAFLQSGIRAIIVGCFAEGLGEEWLGREIDADAVKDLKKLREKYGISIMGEGGEYESMTLDSPMHSHPLEIVDSNKVWKRDNGTLDVTSARLVQ, translated from the coding sequence ATGAGGCTAGCATCCCTGTATTCCGGCGGAAAGGACTCCACTTTCTCGCTGTACATCATGGAGCAGATGGGACACGACGTACCTTACTTGGTCAATGTGAAGCCGGAGGACAAGGCATCATGGATCTTCCATACGCCGAACCTCTCGGTGGTCCCTCTCATGGCCGAGTCCATGGGAAAGGAACTTGTCACGGCTCCGAGCACCGGTACCGAGGAGGGGGACATGGAAGGGCTCAGGAAGGCATTGGAGGGATTGGATGTCGAAGGTGTCATAACCGGTGCCGTCTGGTCCGATTACCAATGGGACAGGATGAACCTGGTCTGCAACGATCTCGGCCTCAAGGTGTTCTCCCCTCTGTGGAGGAAGGATCAGGACCTTCTGATGGATGCGTTCCTCCAGTCGGGCATCAGGGCGATAATCGTGGGATGCTTTGCAGAAGGCCTCGGCGAGGAATGGCTGGGACGCGAGATCGATGCGGATGCCGTTAAGGATCTGAAGAAGCTCCGTGAGAAGTACGGCATCAGCATCATGGGCGAGGGAGGGGAATACGAGTCGATGACCCTCGATTCCCCTATGCATTCCCACCCTCTGGAGATAGTAGATTCCAATAAGGTTTGGAAGAGGGACAACGGGACCCTTGACGTCACATCGGCCAGATTAGTTCAGTGA
- the cadA gene encoding cadmium-translocating P-type ATPase, whose amino-acid sequence MKTHVFRIGGMTCAACSSRIEGAIGEIDGIESVVANFGNNTATVTYDESKVTEEMIGRAVTSAGYQMISDDREKAEQQELEALKIQKRDLIVAILFAIPLSIIAMGPMLGLDMPWDTRTDCIIQLVLFLPIMYSGRRFYKKGIPALKTKSPTMDSLVSISTLASLAMGLYYTMLAFSTDEHMHIMLSFDSAGMIIALVSVGKYMEARSKHNTNDSLRKLLSLAPSKATIIVDGKEYEVDASSLIVGDVVLIRPGESIPADGMVIEGSSAVNESMLTGESIPVSKNVDSVVYGATVNGNGSLKVRIEKTGEETVLYQIARMIEMAQGTKAPVAHLADKIAAKFVPAVILIAIASGIAWFVAGQFFPDSGYDLEFCVTIAISVLVISCPCALGLATPLAIVIGTGNGSKHGVLFKTASSIEAAAHIDTVILDKTGTITKGHPTITSIITGLDEKKFISIVAAAETDSEHPLAEAVVNYAKENGINLPPHSDFEAITGQGIRCNVDGQTVLVGNRALMEENGISFHEAPGILVAIDGVPSGSIVVSDPMRDESPAAISSLKSMGVDVMMVTGDRKETAETIAAQAGIDKVIAETKPQDKLDTVKKLQVRQKHVAMTGDGINDAPALTQADVGLAVGSGTDIAIESADIVMMNDDLRTVPAALEIGRATLKNIKQNLFFALGYNAVCIPIAAGLPVLFGYTDLVMLMPILAAAAMSLSSISVVSNALRMRRFEPKSLN is encoded by the coding sequence ATGAAGACGCACGTTTTTCGCATAGGCGGAATGACATGCGCCGCCTGCTCCAGCAGGATCGAGGGAGCGATCGGAGAGATCGACGGCATCGAGAGCGTCGTGGCCAATTTCGGAAACAACACCGCCACGGTCACCTATGACGAATCGAAGGTCACGGAGGAGATGATCGGCAGGGCTGTCACCTCCGCCGGATACCAGATGATCAGCGATGACCGCGAGAAGGCCGAACAGCAGGAACTGGAAGCCCTCAAGATACAGAAGCGGGACCTGATAGTCGCCATATTGTTCGCTATCCCGCTCAGCATCATAGCCATGGGACCGATGCTGGGCCTGGATATGCCCTGGGATACCAGAACGGATTGTATCATACAGCTCGTTCTGTTCTTACCGATAATGTACTCGGGAAGACGCTTCTACAAGAAGGGCATCCCTGCACTGAAGACCAAGAGCCCCACCATGGACTCACTGGTCTCCATCAGCACCCTGGCTTCCCTTGCCATGGGACTCTATTACACCATGCTCGCTTTCTCTACTGACGAGCACATGCACATAATGCTGAGCTTCGACTCCGCAGGAATGATCATCGCACTTGTGAGCGTCGGGAAATACATGGAAGCCCGTTCGAAGCACAACACCAACGATTCCCTCAGGAAGCTGCTATCCCTGGCCCCCAGCAAGGCTACGATCATAGTGGACGGCAAGGAGTATGAGGTCGATGCGTCATCATTGATCGTCGGGGACGTCGTATTGATCCGTCCGGGGGAATCCATACCTGCGGATGGGATGGTCATAGAAGGGAGCTCGGCCGTCAACGAGTCAATGCTCACCGGGGAATCCATACCCGTCTCGAAGAATGTAGATTCGGTCGTGTACGGCGCTACGGTCAACGGTAACGGAAGCCTCAAAGTCAGGATCGAGAAGACCGGCGAAGAGACTGTCCTCTACCAGATTGCTAGGATGATCGAGATGGCCCAGGGAACGAAGGCACCTGTCGCTCATCTCGCTGATAAGATTGCAGCCAAATTCGTGCCTGCAGTCATACTGATCGCCATCGCATCAGGTATCGCGTGGTTCGTCGCAGGACAGTTCTTCCCTGACAGCGGATACGACCTAGAGTTCTGCGTCACCATCGCCATATCGGTGCTCGTGATCTCCTGTCCATGCGCACTGGGGCTGGCCACACCTCTGGCGATCGTCATAGGTACCGGCAACGGTTCGAAGCATGGGGTATTATTCAAGACAGCATCCTCCATAGAGGCTGCCGCACACATAGACACCGTGATACTGGACAAAACCGGTACGATCACCAAAGGACATCCTACCATCACCAGCATCATCACTGGACTTGATGAGAAGAAGTTCATATCCATCGTCGCAGCCGCGGAAACCGATTCGGAACACCCCCTGGCAGAGGCTGTTGTCAATTATGCTAAGGAAAATGGGATCAATCTGCCTCCTCATTCGGATTTCGAAGCGATAACCGGACAGGGGATACGCTGCAATGTGGATGGCCAGACCGTGTTGGTCGGGAACCGCGCACTCATGGAGGAGAACGGGATATCCTTCCATGAAGCCCCAGGAATCCTGGTCGCCATCGACGGTGTACCCTCAGGCTCTATCGTCGTATCGGACCCGATGAGGGACGAGAGCCCGGCTGCGATATCCTCGCTGAAATCCATGGGGGTCGATGTCATGATGGTCACTGGGGACCGTAAGGAGACGGCAGAGACCATAGCGGCACAGGCTGGAATTGACAAAGTGATAGCAGAGACCAAACCCCAGGACAAACTGGATACTGTCAAGAAGCTGCAGGTCCGCCAGAAGCATGTGGCCATGACGGGCGACGGCATCAACGATGCCCCTGCACTCACGCAGGCCGATGTCGGTCTTGCAGTGGGATCCGGGACCGATATCGCGATCGAATCGGCCGACATCGTGATGATGAACGACGACCTGAGGACGGTCCCCGCCGCTCTCGAGATTGGAAGAGCCACCCTCAAGAACATCAAGCAGAACCTGTTCTTCGCACTTGGGTACAATGCGGTCTGCATACCGATCGCCGCAGGACTCCCTGTCCTTTTCGGATACACCGATCTCGTGATGCTGATGCCTATATTGGCGGCGGCAGCTATGTCGCTCTCATCGATCTCTGTCGTATCGAATGCACTTAGGATGAGAAGGTTCGAACCCAAATCACTGAACTAA
- a CDS encoding RNA-protein complex protein Nop10, with protein MKSEIRKCNDCARYTLSMVCPICGKATVNPIPPRYSPEDRMGEYRRKAILEEYGENGKHHNV; from the coding sequence ATGAAAAGCGAAATCCGCAAATGCAACGACTGTGCCAGATATACACTTTCTATGGTATGTCCGATCTGCGGTAAAGCTACTGTGAACCCGATACCTCCGAGATATTCCCCGGAGGATCGCATGGGGGAATACCGCCGCAAGGCGATACTCGAGGAGTATGGAGAGAATGGAAAGCATCATAACGTATGA
- a CDS encoding translation initiation factor IF-2 subunit alpha, with amino-acid sequence MSRVRGLPENGELVVCTVKSVKNFGAFVTLDEYDDKEGFIHVRDVATGWVKYIRDFVREGQKIVCKVLGVDSTKGHIDLSLKSVNEHQKREKIQQWKNEKKAEKLLEIVAERMGIDIDKAYKQFGDELLDAYETLYSAFESAVAYPDDFLSEFKGKWTDTFMEVAKENVAAPMVQIDGILEMSSSAPDGMELIKTALMAGLAAADGSSVEITCVGCPRYRILVTAADYKEAEDIMKTVSNTAIESLTSNDGTAVLKRESK; translated from the coding sequence ATGTCAAGGGTCAGGGGACTTCCCGAGAACGGTGAGCTCGTAGTCTGCACCGTCAAGAGCGTGAAGAACTTCGGAGCATTCGTCACTCTGGACGAGTACGATGACAAGGAAGGATTCATTCACGTAAGGGATGTCGCCACTGGCTGGGTTAAGTACATCAGGGACTTCGTCAGAGAAGGACAAAAAATCGTCTGCAAAGTTCTGGGCGTGGATTCAACCAAAGGTCACATCGACCTTTCTTTAAAATCCGTCAACGAACACCAGAAGCGCGAGAAGATCCAGCAATGGAAGAACGAGAAGAAGGCAGAGAAACTTCTCGAGATCGTCGCTGAAAGGATGGGAATTGACATAGACAAGGCATACAAGCAGTTCGGGGACGAACTCCTGGATGCCTACGAGACACTGTACAGTGCCTTCGAATCAGCGGTCGCTTACCCCGATGATTTCCTTTCGGAATTCAAGGGGAAGTGGACCGATACTTTTATGGAAGTCGCGAAGGAGAACGTCGCAGCACCCATGGTGCAGATCGACGGAATCCTCGAGATGAGCTCTTCAGCACCTGACGGAATGGAGCTCATCAAGACCGCACTCATGGCCGGCCTCGCAGCCGCCGACGGATCCTCAGTGGAGATCACCTGTGTGGGATGCCCCAGATACAGGATCCTCGTCACAGCTGCCGATTACAAAGAGGCAGAGGACATCATGAAGACCGTTAGCAACACGGCCATCGAATCCCTTACATCGAACGACGGCACTGCGGTGCTCAAACGTGAGAGCAAGTGA
- a CDS encoding 30S ribosomal protein S27e, translating into MTGDFIKIKCPDCENEQIAFKKAATKVTCHVCGATLIVPKGGVGDIKGEVIEVVN; encoded by the coding sequence ATGACCGGAGATTTCATCAAGATCAAATGCCCCGACTGCGAAAACGAGCAGATCGCTTTCAAGAAGGCAGCGACCAAGGTCACCTGCCACGTCTGCGGTGCAACCCTCATCGTCCCCAAGGGCGGTGTCGGAGACATCAAGGGCGAAGTCATTGAGGTAGTCAACTGA
- a CDS encoding heavy-metal-associated domain-containing protein — translation MKTTLKIEGMMCEGCVSKVNEKLNALGKVKKVDVNLKSGKAVVEHDGATDEELISAVVDAGFRASVKHGLFS, via the coding sequence ATGAAGACGACATTGAAAATCGAAGGCATGATGTGCGAAGGATGCGTTAGCAAGGTCAACGAGAAGCTGAACGCTCTGGGCAAGGTGAAGAAGGTCGATGTGAACCTCAAGTCGGGTAAGGCCGTCGTCGAACACGACGGGGCCACCGACGAGGAACTGATCTCGGCCGTCGTCGATGCCGGGTTCAGAGCATCTGTGAAGCACGGACTCTTCTCATGA
- a CDS encoding 50S ribosomal protein L44e, translating to MKMPRTIKRYCPTCKAHTEQEVERVKKKKASELKWGQRRFRKVTAGYGGFPRPKPEGREKPTKRINLRYRCTQCKKANISPCIRAKKFELVE from the coding sequence ATGAAAATGCCCAGAACAATCAAAAGATACTGCCCGACCTGCAAGGCCCACACCGAGCAAGAGGTGGAGAGGGTCAAGAAGAAGAAGGCAAGTGAACTCAAATGGGGTCAGAGGAGATTCAGAAAAGTGACCGCTGGTTACGGAGGTTTCCCCAGGCCTAAACCCGAAGGAAGAGAGAAGCCCACCAAGAGGATCAACCTCAGGTACAGATGCACCCAGTGCAAGAAGGCCAACATCTCCCCCTGCATCCGTGCCAAGAAATTCGAACTCGTGGAGTGA
- the rpiA gene encoding ribose-5-phosphate isomerase RpiA codes for MSLDANAMKKLVAREAVDRYVKDGMAVGLGTGSTAKFMIERIGELVAEGWDLTCTATSFQSEELARSLGIKIVELDEIGTLNVTIDGADEVDPNMQLIKGLGGALLREKIVAAATEKEIIIADESKLVEKLGTKAPLPVEVLRFGHKHTKFALEQQGCKAELRIRDGEPIVTDSGNYIYDCKFEAIEKPFFLESRIDVIPGVVENGLFLNTAYDVLISKPDGGIESMSDAMIKKRPDDINIM; via the coding sequence ATGAGTCTTGATGCGAACGCGATGAAGAAACTGGTCGCCAGGGAAGCTGTTGACAGGTACGTCAAGGACGGTATGGCAGTCGGACTCGGGACCGGATCCACCGCGAAGTTCATGATCGAGAGGATCGGCGAACTCGTCGCAGAAGGCTGGGACCTCACATGCACGGCCACATCCTTCCAGAGCGAGGAACTAGCAAGGAGCCTCGGCATCAAGATTGTGGAACTCGACGAGATCGGTACCCTAAACGTCACCATCGACGGTGCGGACGAGGTCGACCCCAACATGCAGCTTATCAAGGGACTCGGAGGAGCACTCCTCAGGGAGAAGATCGTGGCTGCGGCCACCGAGAAGGAGATCATCATCGCCGACGAATCCAAACTCGTGGAGAAGCTCGGTACAAAGGCACCACTTCCGGTGGAAGTCCTCAGATTCGGCCACAAGCATACCAAATTCGCGCTGGAGCAACAGGGCTGCAAGGCAGAGCTGAGGATAAGGGACGGAGAACCCATCGTGACCGACAGCGGCAACTACATCTACGACTGCAAGTTCGAGGCGATCGAGAAACCGTTCTTCCTGGAATCGAGGATCGACGTCATCCCCGGAGTGGTCGAGAACGGCCTGTTCCTGAACACGGCCTACGATGTGCTCATATCGAAACCCGACGGAGGGATCGAGAGCATGTCCGATGCCATGATCAAGAAGAGACCAGACGATATCAATATAATGTAA